One genomic region from Ralstonia pickettii DTP0602 encodes:
- a CDS encoding phenylacetic acid degradation protein (K02611: paaC; ring-1,2-phenylacetyl-CoA epoxidase subunit PaaC [EC:1.14.13.149]), producing MDNHKLEYLLRLGDSTLVLGQRLSEWCGRGPALEEDIALTNVALDLVGQTRLWLGYAAEVEGTGRTADQLAYLRDAHQFRNLLLVEQPNGSYADTLARQFLFDTWHYFLLEGLQRSTDARIAEIAAKSLKEVTYHVRRSADLVVRLGDGTEESHRRMQDAFDDLWMFTGELFEADAAEAALVRDGVIPDPATLAEPWQRHVSEVLEEATLRVPAGQWAQSGGRHGRHTEHLGYLLAEMQFLQRAYPGAQW from the coding sequence TGGTGCTCGGCCAGCGCCTGTCGGAATGGTGCGGCCGCGGCCCGGCGCTGGAGGAGGACATTGCACTGACCAACGTGGCGCTCGACCTGGTCGGCCAGACCCGCCTGTGGCTGGGTTATGCCGCGGAAGTGGAGGGCACCGGCCGCACCGCCGACCAGCTCGCCTACCTGCGCGACGCCCACCAGTTCCGCAACCTGCTGCTGGTCGAGCAGCCCAACGGCAGCTATGCCGATACGCTGGCGCGCCAGTTCCTGTTCGACACCTGGCATTACTTCCTGCTGGAAGGGCTGCAGCGCTCGACCGACGCGCGCATCGCAGAGATCGCCGCCAAGTCGCTCAAGGAAGTCACCTACCACGTGCGCCGCAGTGCCGACCTGGTGGTGCGCCTGGGCGACGGCACCGAAGAGAGCCATCGCCGCATGCAGGACGCCTTCGACGACCTGTGGATGTTCACCGGCGAACTGTTCGAAGCGGATGCGGCCGAGGCCGCGCTGGTGCGCGACGGCGTGATTCCCGATCCCGCAACCCTGGCCGAGCCCTGGCAGCGCCATGTTAGCGAGGTGCTGGAAGAAGCCACCCTGCGCGTGCCCGCCGGCCAGTGGGCACAGAGCGGCGGCCGCCACGGCCGGCATACCGAACACCTCGGCTACCTGCTGGCCGAAATGCAGTTCCTGCAGCGCGCCTATCCCGGCGCGCAGTGGTGA